The window ACGCCGCAACAATTCCAATCGTAAAGAGAATAACAACCAATGTTCCTAATTGTCCACCTGCAACAGCCTGTAACATAAGATTATCTGGCACATCAGGTAAAGCTTGCCCTATACTATTAAAGTACATCATCAACAACACCCCAAGAGAGAGAAAGAGTAAGTTAGCTGGTACAAAGGCAAAACCATAGGTACACATATCCTTCTGTGCCTCTCGCAAAGTCTTACAAGTAAGATTCTTTTGCATCATATCTTGGTCCAGTCCTGTCATAACAATAACAATAAAAATACCGCTAAGGAACTGTTTCCAAAAGTTCTGTTTTGATACCCAATCATCAAATACAAAAATACGAGAATGACTGTCATTGGCTATCGCATGCGCTGCTTCAGGAAGCGACATTCCCAATGCCTCGACAACCTTATATATAATCAGAATAAGCGCAAGAAGCATACAAAGGGTCTGAAAAGTGTCTGTCAACACCAGTGTACGAATTCCTCCCCGACGCGTATAAAGCCAAATGAGTGCCACAAGAGCCACAACAGTAATAGGAAAAGGTATGCCGTATGCATCTAAAACAAACCGTTGAAGTATCATACAAACAACATAGAAGCGCACTGCAGCACCTGTCATCTTAGACAATAGGAAGAAAGAAGCACCCGTCTTATAGCTATGATTGCCTAAACGTGTTTGTAGATAAGAGTAGATAGTCGTCAACTTAAGACGATAATAAACAGGAAGTAGCAGAAACGCCACTGCAAAATAACCAAGGATAAAACCTAAACAAGTCTGCATATAGGTCATATCGCTCAACATTACCATACCCGGAACGCTGACGAAGGTGACACCAGAAATACTGGCACCAATCATTCCAAAGGCAACAAGATACCAAGGCGACTGTCCGTTTGCACGGAAAAAAGCTTCGTTATCTGCTTTATGTCCTGTTATTCTACTTATCAACAATAAGACGCAAAAATATGTAAGAATAGTAGCGATTATTATCATAATGGCAGCAAAATTACTAAAAAATATAATCATTCCATGCATTTAGAAAATCTTATTTTGTAACTTTGTGAAACATCATCTTTCAAATAACAGTTATCCATTGTATAATTAAGTAATAGTATGGCACAACAGAAAAGATTTATACTTGACGAGAAAGATAGAAGACAGAGTTCATTGCAGCAGAGCCAAACAGCTGTCCAAAGCTGACACATGGTAAGTTTGAATATGCTTTCGGTGATGAGGCTGGATATACTCCATTGTTGCCAATGTACACACTTGGACATGATTTCAATCCAGCAAACATCCATGCAGGTGGTCTGCGCCACCATGGTGCAGGTGTTATCGTAAGCCAATTGCTCAAAGACGGCTATATGTACGGAATGGATATACCACAGTTAGAAAGCTTCGAGGTAGGTATCCTCTTCTCTCATACAGAAGGAATTATCCCTGCACCAAAGAGCTGTCATGCCATAGCAGCTGCCATTCGAGAAGCAAAGAAGGAAAAGGAAACTGGAAAAGAAGATGTTATCCTATTCTGTCTCTCAGGATATGGGCTCATTGATATGACGGCATACGACACTTATATCAATGGTGATTTGAGGAACTATACGCTCACTGACGAAGACATAGAAAAGAACCTTGGCACTGTTCCAAAAATATAAGAACAAGAGGTAACACGCTATTATAAAGTACAATAAAGTAACAGGCACTTTGTAGACAATGCTACAAAGTGCCTATATTCATTTATAGATAGAGATTATATATTCTCGATGTTATCTGCTTGTAATGCAGCACCTATGGCTGTACAATACTCTGAATTCTTCGGAATAATAAAGCGAACGTCATAAATCTTCTCCATTACAGGGAAGAGAAGTTCGCATTGTGGCAATAAACTAAGGTTTCCAATGAGTACAAAGTCACGAATATCGCTATTCAAAGAGCTCAAGATAGTTGCCGAACCAATCGACTGTAACACCAGACCTATCAAGCCTAAGGCAATATCCTCACGGCTTGCATTAGCCTGTGCATTGGCAAAGAGAGATGCTGTTGCATCCATTGGTAAGCCTGGGAGTGGACTAGTTGAAATATCCTTAATCTGCAGGTTGATACGAGAAATATCCCCCTTATTGGCTAAAGCAATAATCTCATTGATATTATCCGTCTGCAAAAGCAAACGAGAAAGACCACTCAACGTACCGCCACCAATACCAATACCGCCGATATGACGAACCTCATTGCCATTGCAAAGAACAAGTGATGTACCCGTACCCATCGAAACAACGATCATACGTTGCAACTTCGACTCAAACTGAGCACCTAAGCCATCAGCCAAAAACTCATCTGCCTTAGCTGTTGGAAGCCCATAAACAGGCTTGTCAATATAGTGAGCACCTACGCCCGTAAGCATAACACGCTCAACCTCAGACAGATCTATTCTATTGTCATATAGATATTTTCCAAAAGCGCCATACAAGGATGTTACTGGATCAGTAGCCTTGATACGCAAAGGTTTAATAACCTTTCCCTCTCTGATTCCAACAATCTTAGTTGTTGAAATACCCACATCTATACCGATGGAAATCTTCATACACCTTATATAATTATACAGAAGTCTTGCAAAATCTACTTTCTAAGAGCTAATGAATTAACCAAGATTTACCAGAGTTTACGCTAATCAACCACGCATAAAGATTCGTCTCTACACAAGTATTAATAACAGTTCAACCCCTAATAATATCGTCTAATCCAACACTCCAGATAAGCATGAAATACAACTTATAATGTCGCAAAGGTACGAAAAACCTTAAAGTTTAGAGCATATACTGAGATATTTTACAAAAAAGACACAAAATTATTTCTCTATTAAGCTGAAAATGAGTATCTTTGCATTCCGTTATAACGAGAGATTAGAAATAAACATAAATAAAGAACAAAATCAAAATGACGAAAGCAGATATCATCAATGAGATAGCAACGTCTACTGGCATTGCCAAGAA of the Prevotella melaninogenica genome contains:
- a CDS encoding sodium:solute symporter, with product MIIIATILTYFCVLLLISRITGHKADNEAFFRANGQSPWYLVAFGMIGASISGVTFVSVPGMVMLSDMTYMQTCLGFILGYFAVAFLLLPVYYRLKLTTIYSYLQTRLGNHSYKTGASFFLLSKMTGAAVRFYVVCMILQRFVLDAYGIPFPITVVALVALIWLYTRRGGIRTLVLTDTFQTLCMLLALILIIYKVVEALGMSLPEAAHAIANDSHSRIFVFDDWVSKQNFWKQFLSGIFIVIVMTGLDQDMMQKNLTCKTLREAQKDMCTYGFAFVPANLLFLSLGVLLMMYFNSIGQALPDVPDNLMLQAVAGGQLGTLVVILFTIGIVAACFSSADSALTALTTTYCVDICNRPKDEKLRKQAHVGMSVVFILFILIFRYVNSTSLIDAIYTIASYTYGPLLGLFAFGLCTKRAVNDRLTPYIAVASPLLCFALDTIVSKTTGYKFGYELLMLNGLITFAACFFLPARKQGLDSEMK
- the coaW gene encoding type II pantothenate kinase; amino-acid sequence: MKISIGIDVGISTTKIVGIREGKVIKPLRIKATDPVTSLYGAFGKYLYDNRIDLSEVERVMLTGVGAHYIDKPVYGLPTAKADEFLADGLGAQFESKLQRMIVVSMGTGTSLVLCNGNEVRHIGGIGIGGGTLSGLSRLLLQTDNINEIIALANKGDISRINLQIKDISTSPLPGLPMDATASLFANAQANASREDIALGLIGLVLQSIGSATILSSLNSDIRDFVLIGNLSLLPQCELLFPVMEKIYDVRFIIPKNSEYCTAIGAALQADNIENI